DNA from Ovis aries strain OAR_USU_Benz2616 breed Rambouillet chromosome 15, ARS-UI_Ramb_v3.0, whole genome shotgun sequence:
aggttaattactttacaatattgtactggttttgccagacattaacatgaatccaccacaggtatacatgtgttccccatcctgaacccccctccctcctccctccccgttcCATCCCTCTTGGggatgcaccagccccaagcatccagtattatgCATCGACCCTGAACTgacgattcatttcatatatgatattatacatgtttcaatgccatcctcccaaatcatcccaccctctccctctaccacagagtccaaaagactgttctatacatctgtgtctcttttgctgtctcacatacagggttatcattaccatctttctaaattccatatatatgcattagtatattgtattggtgtttttctttctggcttgcttcactctgtgtaataggctccagtttcatccacctcattagaactgattcaaatgtattctttttaatggctaatactccattgtgtatatgtaccacagctttcttatccattcatctgctgatggacagctaggttgtttccatgtcctggctattataaacagtgctgggatgaacattgggatgtgtctttttcaattctggtttccttggtgtgcatgcccagcagtgggattcctgggtcatatggcagttctatttccagtttttaaaggaatctccacactattgtccataatggctgtactagtttgcattcccaccaacagtgtaagagggttcccttttctccacaccctttccagcatttattgcttatagacttttggatagcagccattctaactggcatgaaatggtacctcattgtggttttgatttgcatttctctgataatgagtgatgatgagcatcttttcatgtgtttgttagccatctgtatgtcttctttggagaaatgtctatttagttctttggcccatttttttattgggttgtttatttttttggaattgagttTCAGgcattgcttgtatatttttgagattaattgtttgtcagttgcttcatttgctattattttctcccattctgaaggctgtcttttcaccttgcttatagtttcctctgctgtgcagaagcttttaagtttaattaggtcccatttatttatttttgcttttatttccaatattctgggaggtgggtcatagaggatcctgctatgatgtatgtcaaagagtgttttgcctattttttcctctaggagttttatagtttctggtcttacatttagatctttaatccattttgagtttatttttgtgtatggtgttagaaagtgttctagtttcattcttttacaagtggttgaccagttttcccagcaccacttgttaaagagattgtctttaatccattgtatgttcttgcctcctttgtcaaagataaagtgtccataggtgcatggatttatctctgtgctttctattttgttccattgatctatatttctgtctttgtgccagtaccatactgtcttgatgactgtggctttgtagtagagcctgaaatcaggcaggttgattcctccagttccattcttctttctcaagattgctttggcaattcgaggtttttgtatttccatacaaattgtgaaattatttgttctaactctgtgaaaaataccgttggtagcttgataaggattgcattgaatctatagattgctttgggtagtatactcattcactatatttattcttctgatccatgattATTCTTGACAAAAGGATTGGTCAGAAACAAATCAATATTCCCTTGATGAATGTAAAAATGCCTATATTTCATTCAGTTTTCAAAGCGTTCTGATTAGTAATTTAGCTTATGTCTACTTGAATATGAGGACTCAATTTTGTCCTACTGTGAGAATAAACAATCAAGGTGGTGTCAAAGGTCTAAATTTTAAGTTAAGATAGTaaacataaaggaagaaaaatataatgaCAAACAATATTTTTTCATAGTCACATTGGATTCTACTTATTATTCAATTTTATAGACACCCGAAGACTTCCCATATggatatggtaaagaatctgcctgtcagtgaagaagatgcaggttcagtctctgggtaggtgagatcccttggagaggagaatggcatccactttagtattcttgcctggaaaatcccatggacagaagagcttggtgggctacactccatgcgatctcaaagtgtcagatatgactaagcataCACAGCACAGATACAGAGActtctaaattattttcactgtgtgattttctagaattttgtctGATCTTAAAGTTGTGTTTAAGTCTGGACCTTAGGAAGATAGAAAGATTCAGACTGGAAAGATTGGAGCTAGCTAGATAAGGCATGGTGTACAGAGTTCTTTCTAGGATAGAGCTAAATTAACCATGATCTGATAACTAATGATAAACTCTAGCTATAACAAAATATAACTGTCTTTGATGGCCTTGAATATAGAATTAATAATATTCTAGAAGTCTGAGGATTCATCATGTAAtctgagagagaaaatggaagtgAGCACATAAGATCTTCATTTTACGTCAAGCCACCTGACAACCTGGTCCCATCATCTCTTACTGAAACTTTTAGCTATAGAATATCTTTCTCCAGACACTCTAGTGATATCCTggattcctttctcctcccagggAATCACCATTCGCTCACTTCTCTGGTTATCTATGGGATGCCCCTTCCTGTGGGTTTACCTGCTTGgtttcatttgatatttttaagtCATAATTCTCTTCAGAGTTCTACCATCCATCAGCAGGCTGTGAATCTAGGATatagttgcacacaactgaagaCCCCTAGGTCAGAGTATATGGAAAAAGAGTATCTAGAAACCTGGTGGTAGAGTTACAGAATTAACTTAATAAAAATCTTTGGATTTTTTTGGCATCTCTACAACATACAACacaaacaaagattttaaaaatttaattcatattcaaaaactttatttgttttattcaaaAGTATTACAAGGTTTATTTAAAATTGGTTCTAAGCACCATTTTGGGAAGCATAAACTTGAACCCTGTAGTGGCAGAAAACAAGTTTCTAAGCTCCATGAGGAGTTTAGTTTCTTTTGTCCTCACATTGTACCTAGGGTCTAGATTTGTGGAATAAGTAAGcaaaaaaatttctttctgaCCCATTGAGTTTGTTCAATTAATGATATCTGACTGACTACTGAGAGGATTCAAAGAGCTTCAGTTCTTGCTTAGCTGACAGTATAATTTAAGCTTTTATGCTGGAGTTTGATCCAACTGGATTCCACTGCTAATTTTTGGATGTATAGGTTTCAGTAAGATACTATATCTAAGCATCAGTTTTcacctgaaaaataataattacattgAATATAACTCATAGGATTTTTGTGGGGAGTAattgagataataaatataaacTTCCTAGTGTACATTTTCATCTCAAAAGTCTTAGTCACTttccataaaatataaatgttaaatgtTTACATTATTCCAAATATCTGCAAAGAAATATCAAATCAGATAGAGCATATTAATGCCCACAAagggaattttccttttttgaaatatCCTGTGTTATGTGTGGGAGACCTTCAGACTTTGCATCATGAGCAAGATTTGTAATCTTCAGACTCCCAACTTGGGAGTCTTGGTAAGAATGAGTGAATGCAATACTGGAGCCAGTACTGAAAGTCTACTCAGAGTGAACTCTTGGTATGTCCTTCTGTTATTGAGCTTGGGTACAAACAACTCAAGAAAATGTAAATCCTTGCACTTTCTCTTTTCCTAGAACAGTTGACTCAATAATTTCCCAGGACATCTTCCAATTTCTGATTACTTTTATTCCTTATGTGGAGTTCTATGTCTTCATAAACAATCCTTCTGGCATTCTTGTTCCATCTATGCAAGGCATTGCACACCACATGTTTTAAAATGACATCAGTTCTTTACATTGTTCTGTCATACATAATCCCTTTCCGCTTGCACCCCAGCTCCTGTTCACTGCCATATTATGGATAACCTCctcttgtgctcagtcacttcagttatatctggctctttgctaccctgtggactgtagcgagccaggctcctctgtccatcggattctccaggcaagaataatggagtgggttgtcatttccttctccagaggatcttcccaacccaaggatcaaacacacatctcctgaggctcctgcattgcaggaggattctttactattgagccaccagggaagcccaacctccTGTTAGATACCATATTTTAAGGTAACATCATTTGTATAACATGCAAGTTGGGACCACTTGTGATTATAGGAAAAGGTCTCTTTCTACTTTGTCCTTTGTCTAAACTCTGGCTTTCTTCTCTGATAATATCCAGGAAATACCATGACGGATTTCCTTGGTCTTAATGCTGTACACAATGGGATTGACAACAGGTGGTAAGAAGAGGTAAGCATTGGCCATCATAGCATGGAGCAAAGGGGACACATGATATCCAAGGCGGTGCACCATGGACAAGCCAATCATAGGCACATAGTAAGAGAATACAGCACAGACGTGTGAGCTACATGTGCTGAGTGCTTTCCTCCGTCCCTTCCCAGTGGCAATGCTTAGTACAGTGTGGAGTATGAACCCATAGGAGACCACAATGAGGAGTGAATCAAGCCCAAAGGTGGAAGTAACGATGAACAGCCCATAGATATTGTTGATAGTAGTGTCTCCACAAGGCAGGTGGATAAGGTTGGGGTGAAGACAATAGGAATGGGAGAGGATATTATGGCCACAGAAGGTCAGGTGCCTTAGGAGAATGGTCAGTGGGGCCATGAACACAATGCTTTTCAACCCAATACTAGCTGCCATACCAAAAATGCGGGGCACAGTTAGGATGGCTGTATAGCGCAGTGGGTTGTAGATGGCCACAAATCGGTCAACAGACATGGAGAGCAACACAGCGGACTCCATAATGGAGAAAGAATGGATGCAGAACATCTGGAGAAGGCATGCATTGAAACTAATCTCGGTGATACCAAAAAGGAAAACACCTAGCACTGTAGGCAGAGTGGATGCAGAGACACCGACTTCAACCAGTGCCAGCATGGCAAGGAAAAGGTACATGGGCTGGTGTAGGGCAGTGTCTGTCCTGATGACATGAAGAATGGTGCCATTCCCGAGGAAGATGATCGTGTACATCAAGCAGAAGGGGATGGATATCCAGATGTGCTCTGCCTCCAGTCCTGGGATGCCAACCAGAATGAACATTGTAGGTAGGGACTCCAAAGTACTACTGGAGTTCCTCATGTTGAAATCTCATTCAGTAAAATCAGTGCTTCCTTGATAATTAAAGGCAAACTAGTGAGATGACATTATAGTGGAGACTGACTCCTGGACACTAAGGAAAGGGAAGAACAAGACAAAGTCACAGATTAATGTGTTAAATGTCTCATGACTGA
Protein-coding regions in this window:
- the LOC101122977 gene encoding olfactory receptor 51J1 translates to MRNSSSTLESLPTMFILVGIPGLEAEHIWISIPFCLMYTIIFLGNGTILHVIRTDTALHQPMYLFLAMLALVEVGVSASTLPTVLGVFLFGITEISFNACLLQMFCIHSFSIMESAVLLSMSVDRFVAIYNPLRYTAILTVPRIFGMAASIGLKSIVFMAPLTILLRHLTFCGHNILSHSYCLHPNLIHLPCGDTTINNIYGLFIVTSTFGLDSLLIVVSYGFILHTVLSIATGKGRRKALSTCSSHVCAVFSYYVPMIGLSMVHRLGYHVSPLLHAMMANAYLFLPPVVNPIVYSIKTKEIRHGISWILSEKKARV